Proteins encoded in a region of the Haloarchaeobius salinus genome:
- a CDS encoding cohesin domain-containing protein, whose product MTTNRLPDGTTLLLVALCLALVAVPMAAAQESATLSLTETEVESTDGTATVTLAAEGSDVAGYQANVSFDPDVVRVQSVSGADYSDPVQNVNNEDGWVFLTQSQSDGMDDPELATITFEVVGDEGDRSTLSFVESDTRINDGAGEHVDVQLDSGTVTVGSGDVQSMGEGSAATDGGGEDPAANENQQSDPDTAANDADSDGDGGDDTTGDGTGVSTPILVGGAAALLAGGVLLGRRAS is encoded by the coding sequence ATGACCACGAACCGCCTTCCCGACGGAACGACGCTGCTGCTGGTAGCCCTCTGTCTCGCACTCGTGGCCGTCCCCATGGCGGCCGCCCAGGAGAGCGCGACGCTCTCGCTGACCGAGACGGAGGTCGAGTCGACAGACGGCACCGCAACGGTAACACTCGCCGCCGAGGGCTCCGATGTCGCCGGCTATCAGGCGAACGTCTCGTTCGACCCCGACGTCGTCCGGGTCCAGAGCGTCTCCGGCGCGGACTACTCCGACCCGGTGCAGAACGTGAACAACGAGGACGGCTGGGTGTTCCTCACGCAGTCACAGTCGGACGGGATGGACGACCCCGAGCTCGCGACCATCACCTTCGAGGTGGTCGGTGACGAGGGCGACCGTTCCACTCTCTCGTTCGTCGAGTCGGATACCCGCATCAACGACGGAGCCGGTGAGCACGTCGACGTCCAGCTCGACAGCGGGACCGTCACGGTCGGGAGCGGCGACGTGCAGTCGATGGGCGAGGGGTCCGCCGCGACCGACGGTGGCGGCGAGGACCCGGCCGCCAACGAGAACCAGCAGTCGGACCCGGACACGGCCGCGAACGATGCCGACAGCGATGGTGACGGCGGCGACGACACGACCGGAGACGGGACCGGCGTCTCGACGCCGATACTGGTCGGCGGCGCAGCGGCGCTCCTCGCCGGTGGCGTGTTGCTCGGCCGGCGCGCGTCCTGA
- a CDS encoding AAA family ATPase, translated as MDAPLWTDAHAPSLEELPQPDAREYLQKAVDEPLNLLLHGPPGVGKTAGVRALGRAAHDDPDNDLVEINVADFFGRTKTEIKNDPRFASFLDGKSRLSKRDMINHVLKESASYAPVSGSYKTVVLDNAEDVRVDFQQALRRVMERYHRTTQFVICTRQPTKLIPPIRSRCFQVPMRAATNDELVTVLRRIVEAEDVAFDDDGLEYVAGYADGDVREAILAAQTTVSRADELTMQTAYETLGDVGTLDEVGEMLDDAESGEFTDARSALDDLLVDEGYSGTEVLSEILTVGRKRYDGERLARLHRLAGEVDHDMSQGTSDRVHLGHLLAELGRASTAQ; from the coding sequence ATGGACGCGCCGCTGTGGACCGACGCCCACGCCCCGTCGCTCGAGGAGCTCCCACAGCCGGACGCACGGGAGTACCTGCAGAAGGCGGTCGACGAGCCGCTGAACCTGCTGCTGCACGGCCCGCCCGGCGTCGGCAAGACCGCCGGGGTCAGGGCACTCGGTCGCGCGGCCCACGACGACCCCGACAACGACCTCGTGGAGATCAACGTCGCCGACTTCTTCGGCCGGACGAAGACGGAGATCAAGAACGACCCCCGGTTCGCCTCGTTCCTCGACGGGAAGTCGCGGCTCTCGAAGCGCGACATGATCAACCACGTGCTGAAGGAGTCAGCGAGCTACGCGCCGGTGTCGGGGAGCTACAAGACGGTCGTGCTGGACAACGCCGAGGACGTGCGCGTCGACTTCCAGCAGGCGCTCCGCCGGGTGATGGAGCGCTACCACCGGACGACGCAGTTCGTCATCTGCACCCGACAGCCGACGAAGCTCATCCCGCCGATCCGCTCGCGCTGCTTCCAGGTGCCGATGCGGGCGGCGACGAACGACGAGCTGGTGACCGTGCTCCGCCGCATCGTCGAGGCCGAGGACGTTGCCTTCGACGACGACGGGCTGGAGTACGTCGCTGGCTACGCCGACGGCGACGTCCGCGAGGCGATTCTCGCCGCACAGACCACGGTCTCCCGGGCCGACGAGCTGACGATGCAGACCGCCTACGAGACGCTGGGCGACGTGGGCACGCTCGACGAGGTCGGCGAGATGCTCGACGACGCCGAGTCCGGCGAGTTCACCGACGCACGCTCGGCGCTCGACGATCTGCTCGTCGACGAGGGCTACAGCGGCACCGAGGTGCTTTCGGAGATCCTCACCGTGGGTCGCAAGCGCTACGACGGCGAGCGGCTGGCCCGGCTCCACCGGCTCGCGGGCGAGGTCGACCACGACATGAGCCAGGGGACGAGCGACCGGGTCCACCTCGGGCACCTGCTGGCGGAGCTCGGGCGGGCGTCGACGGCGCAGTGA
- a CDS encoding acyl-CoA thioesterase, which produces MQAVSETRITNRQRVQPNHANNYEAVHGGNLMKWMDEVGAMAAMRFAGETCVTAAVDEFSFERPIPVGETALIDAYVFDAGRTSVRVFLRAYREEPRSGDTEQTTAACFTFVAVGDDGKPVAVPSVRVETDEDERLQATARAAVDGDD; this is translated from the coding sequence ATGCAGGCAGTCTCCGAGACGCGAATCACGAACCGCCAGCGGGTCCAGCCGAACCACGCGAACAACTACGAGGCGGTCCACGGCGGCAACCTCATGAAGTGGATGGACGAGGTCGGCGCGATGGCGGCGATGCGCTTCGCGGGCGAGACCTGCGTCACGGCCGCGGTCGACGAGTTCTCCTTCGAGCGGCCGATTCCGGTCGGGGAGACGGCGCTCATCGACGCGTACGTCTTCGACGCGGGGCGGACGAGCGTCCGGGTGTTCCTGCGCGCCTACCGGGAGGAACCCCGTAGCGGCGACACCGAGCAGACGACGGCGGCGTGTTTCACCTTCGTCGCGGTCGGGGACGACGGGAAGCCGGTCGCGGTGCCGTCGGTCCGGGTCGAGACCGACGAGGACGAACGGCTGCAGGCGACGGCACGCGCTGCCGTCGACGGTGACGACTAG
- a CDS encoding methyltransferase domain-containing protein, with product MYLLELGGEDDAFAACEAASAATDVERIGGGLATARSVATGRVRGLAYTHRASEFVGRTDASVDSAVALLSAAPVDREGTVAVRARDVRGETGVSTSDAERVLGQVLVDRGFTVDLDDPDHELRVLFAPTSDDRADTAGEPDGAAGEAGVCALGWLAVESVRDFGDRRPTDKPFFQPGSMDPLLARAVANVAGAAPGRRVLDPMCGTGGVLVEAGLVGADVVGVDAQAKMVGGATENLGHFLDGEDDHAVTDPGDWHVCRGDATRLPLVDDAVDAVVFDAPYGRQSKIETHELDDLVAGALTESRRVADRAVVVADRDWTGAARRAGWTVEHSFERRVHRSLTRYVLVLD from the coding sequence GTGTACCTGCTGGAACTCGGCGGCGAGGACGACGCCTTCGCCGCCTGCGAGGCCGCGAGCGCGGCCACCGACGTCGAGCGCATCGGTGGCGGTCTCGCCACCGCACGCAGCGTCGCCACCGGGCGCGTCCGTGGACTCGCCTACACCCACCGCGCGAGCGAGTTCGTCGGCCGGACCGACGCGAGCGTCGACAGCGCCGTCGCCCTGCTTTCGGCCGCACCCGTCGACCGCGAGGGCACCGTCGCCGTCCGTGCCCGGGACGTCCGCGGCGAGACCGGTGTCTCCACCAGCGACGCCGAACGGGTACTCGGACAGGTGCTCGTCGACCGTGGGTTCACGGTCGATCTCGACGACCCCGACCACGAGCTCCGGGTGCTGTTCGCGCCGACCAGCGACGATCGGGCCGATACTGCCGGCGAACCCGACGGTGCGGCCGGTGAGGCCGGCGTCTGCGCCCTCGGCTGGCTCGCCGTCGAGTCCGTCCGCGACTTCGGCGACCGCAGGCCGACCGACAAGCCGTTCTTCCAGCCCGGCAGCATGGACCCGCTGCTCGCCCGTGCCGTCGCCAACGTCGCCGGTGCGGCCCCTGGCCGCCGCGTTCTCGACCCGATGTGTGGCACCGGCGGCGTCCTCGTCGAGGCCGGGCTCGTCGGCGCGGACGTCGTGGGTGTCGACGCCCAGGCGAAGATGGTCGGTGGGGCGACGGAGAACCTCGGCCACTTCCTCGACGGCGAGGACGACCACGCGGTCACCGACCCTGGAGACTGGCACGTCTGCCGCGGCGACGCCACACGGCTCCCGCTCGTCGACGACGCTGTCGACGCCGTCGTCTTCGACGCCCCGTACGGCCGTCAGTCGAAGATCGAGACCCACGAGCTCGACGACCTCGTCGCCGGCGCACTCACGGAGTCCCGCCGCGTCGCCGACCGGGCCGTCGTCGTCGCCGACCGCGACTGGACCGGTGCCGCCAGACGTGCAGGCTGGACGGTCGAGCACTCCTTCGAGCGACGCGTCCACCGCTCGCTGACCCGGTACGTGCTGGTCCTCGACTAG
- a CDS encoding TATA-box-binding protein — protein MTDPKETINIENVVASTGIGQELDLQSVAMDLEGADYDPEQFPGLVYRTQEPKSAALIFRSGKIVCTGAKSTDDVHESLRIVFDKLRDLNIQVNEDPEIVVQNIVTSADLGRNLNLNAIAIGLGLENIEYEPEQFPGLVYRLDEPEVVALLFGSGKLVITGGKKPEDAEHAVDKIVSRLEDLGLLE, from the coding sequence ATGACCGACCCCAAGGAGACTATAAATATCGAGAACGTCGTCGCCTCGACCGGTATCGGCCAGGAGCTCGACCTCCAGAGCGTCGCCATGGACCTCGAGGGGGCCGACTACGACCCCGAGCAGTTCCCCGGCCTCGTCTACCGCACGCAGGAGCCGAAGTCCGCCGCGCTCATCTTCCGGTCCGGCAAGATCGTCTGCACCGGTGCCAAGAGCACCGACGACGTCCACGAGAGCCTCCGCATCGTCTTCGACAAGCTCCGCGACCTCAACATCCAGGTGAACGAGGACCCGGAGATCGTCGTCCAGAACATCGTCACGTCTGCCGACCTCGGCCGCAATCTCAACCTCAACGCCATCGCCATCGGCCTCGGGCTGGAGAACATCGAGTACGAGCCCGAGCAGTTCCCCGGCCTCGTCTACCGCCTCGACGAGCCGGAGGTCGTCGCGCTCCTGTTCGGCTCCGGGAAGCTCGTCATCACCGGCGGGAAGAAGCCCGAGGACGCCGAACACGCCGTCGACAAGATCGTCTCGCGCCTCGAAGACCTCGGCCTGCTGGAGTAG
- a CDS encoding hybrid sensor histidine kinase/response regulator has translation MSAEPAAMTVLHVDDDGEFAALTTELLERQSDRIGVVSAATGDEALDLLERESIDCVVSDYEMGETDGLELLAAIRERHDGLPFILFTGRGSEEIASEAISAGVTDYIRKGRGTDQFALLANRIENAVEQARSRVSYRAVFENTDVGLTIRDVETGRVVDVNQQYCDLLGYDRETLGELGIAEITADVPGYDAERGVELLERALAEPAFTFEWPDRRSDGSTNWVEVDATLVEIEGRERSLVTVHDVHERHEREAVLATLHQAATDIQECKTIEAACDRTVAAAESILEFEMCSVMVAEDGWLVPKAVSSGAPADGARRMRPDQGLAGETYRTGESALVEDVLTDDVSEPANESYRSGISVPIGETGVFQAVAAEPNAFSQEDLELAELLVSHTARALDRLRFEAELRRQNDRLEEFASVVSHDLRNPLTVAQGELELARENHDSEHLAHLGDALDRMANITEDTLRLARHGGSVEDPRRVDLGTFADRCWSVVSTDDATLTVENVVIRADDGRLQHVLENLFRNAVEHGSTSPRSTSSHEDGAIAVRIGGLPDGFYVEDDGVGIPEAERDRVFEPGHTTTETGTGFGLAIVEEFATAHGWDVQVTESEAGGARFEFTGVERLD, from the coding sequence ATGTCAGCGGAGCCGGCGGCGATGACAGTCCTCCACGTCGACGACGACGGGGAGTTCGCCGCCCTCACCACCGAGCTGCTCGAGCGGCAGAGCGACCGCATCGGCGTCGTCTCGGCCGCGACGGGTGACGAGGCGCTCGACCTGCTCGAACGCGAGTCCATCGACTGCGTCGTCTCCGACTACGAGATGGGCGAGACCGACGGGCTGGAACTGCTCGCTGCCATCCGTGAGCGCCACGACGGACTCCCCTTCATCCTCTTCACAGGTCGGGGGAGCGAGGAGATCGCCAGCGAGGCGATCTCCGCCGGCGTCACCGACTACATCCGCAAGGGCCGCGGGACCGACCAGTTCGCCCTCCTCGCCAACCGCATCGAGAACGCCGTCGAACAGGCCCGTTCGCGGGTGAGCTACCGGGCGGTGTTCGAGAACACGGACGTCGGGCTCACCATCCGCGACGTCGAGACGGGCAGGGTCGTCGACGTGAACCAGCAGTACTGCGACCTGCTCGGCTACGACCGCGAGACCCTCGGCGAGCTCGGCATCGCGGAGATAACCGCCGACGTACCGGGGTACGACGCCGAGCGTGGCGTCGAACTCCTCGAGCGAGCACTCGCGGAGCCGGCGTTCACCTTCGAATGGCCCGACAGACGCAGCGACGGCTCGACGAACTGGGTCGAGGTGGACGCCACGCTCGTCGAGATCGAGGGCCGGGAGCGCTCGCTCGTCACCGTCCACGACGTCCACGAACGCCACGAACGGGAGGCGGTGCTGGCGACGCTGCACCAGGCCGCGACGGATATACAGGAGTGCAAGACCATAGAGGCCGCCTGCGACCGGACCGTCGCCGCCGCCGAGTCCATCCTGGAGTTCGAGATGTGCAGTGTCATGGTCGCCGAGGACGGCTGGCTGGTCCCGAAGGCGGTCTCCAGCGGCGCGCCGGCCGACGGTGCCCGGCGGATGCGTCCGGACCAGGGGCTGGCCGGCGAGACCTACCGGACCGGCGAGTCCGCACTCGTCGAGGACGTGCTGACCGACGACGTCTCCGAGCCGGCCAACGAGAGCTACCGGTCCGGCATCAGCGTCCCCATCGGCGAGACGGGGGTGTTCCAGGCCGTCGCGGCGGAGCCGAACGCCTTCTCGCAGGAGGACCTCGAACTGGCGGAGCTGCTCGTCTCACACACCGCACGGGCGCTCGACCGTCTCCGGTTCGAGGCGGAGCTACGACGGCAGAACGACCGGCTCGAGGAGTTCGCGAGCGTCGTCAGCCACGACCTCCGGAACCCCCTCACCGTCGCCCAGGGGGAGCTCGAACTCGCCCGCGAGAACCACGACAGCGAGCACCTCGCGCACCTCGGCGACGCCCTGGACCGCATGGCGAACATCACCGAGGACACGCTCCGGCTCGCCAGACACGGCGGGAGCGTCGAGGACCCCCGACGCGTCGACCTCGGGACGTTCGCCGACCGCTGCTGGAGCGTCGTCTCGACGGACGACGCGACCCTGACCGTCGAGAACGTCGTCATCCGGGCCGACGACGGGCGGCTCCAGCACGTCCTTGAGAACCTGTTCCGGAACGCCGTGGAACACGGTTCCACGAGCCCTCGTTCGACTTCGTCTCACGAGGACGGCGCTATCGCCGTCCGTATCGGTGGACTCCCCGATGGGTTCTACGTCGAGGACGACGGCGTCGGCATCCCCGAGGCCGAGCGCGACCGGGTGTTCGAGCCCGGCCACACGACCACCGAGACGGGCACGGGCTTCGGGCTCGCCATCGTCGAGGAGTTCGCCACCGCCCACGGCTGGGACGTGCAGGTGACCGAGAGCGAGGCGGGCGGCGCGCGCTTCGAGTTCACCGGCGTCGAACGCCTCGACTGA
- a CDS encoding DUF7473 family protein, translating into MVGLTPLQLDPSAGTPVAYVGTFVVATLFYSVTLHIAARNVLGDVPVKLAFVVGPVLALVSLLLQQYGPAVVLPVTLVADAVAIGLVYRLDAKLTVLVSVIHYTVAVILGFTLFNLVALLSTAPA; encoded by the coding sequence ATGGTCGGTCTCACGCCGCTGCAACTGGACCCGTCGGCCGGCACGCCCGTCGCCTACGTCGGGACGTTCGTCGTCGCCACCCTCTTCTACTCGGTGACGCTGCACATCGCGGCGCGGAACGTCCTCGGCGACGTGCCGGTCAAGCTCGCGTTCGTCGTCGGCCCGGTGCTCGCACTCGTCTCGCTCCTGCTCCAGCAGTACGGCCCCGCGGTGGTCCTGCCCGTGACGCTGGTCGCCGACGCGGTCGCCATCGGCCTCGTCTACCGCCTCGACGCGAAGCTCACCGTGCTCGTCTCCGTCATCCACTACACCGTCGCGGTCATCCTCGGGTTCACGCTGTTCAACCTCGTCGCGCTGCTGTCGACCGCGCCGGCCTGA